The Xenopus laevis strain J_2021 chromosome 7S, Xenopus_laevis_v10.1, whole genome shotgun sequence genome includes a window with the following:
- the ybx1.S gene encoding B box-binding protein isoform X1: MSSEVETQEQQPDALEGKAGQEPAATVGEKKVIATKVLGTVKWFNVRNGYGFINRNDTKEDVFVHQTAIKKNNPRKYLRSVGDGETVEFDVVEGEKGAEAANVTGPGGVPVQGSKYAADRNNYRRYPRRRGPPRNYQQNYQNSESGEKAEGNESAPEGEGTNQQRPYPRRRYPPPFYSRRPYGRRPQYSNVPVQGESAEVLIYGAESQGAGEQGRPVRQNMYRGFRPQFRRGPPRQRQPREDGNEEDKENQGDETQSQQPPQRRYRRNFNYRRRRPENPKPQDGKETKAAETSAENTSAPEAEQGGAE, from the exons ATGAGCAGCGAGGTTGAAACACAAGAGCAGCAGCCAGACGCATTGGAGGGCAAGGCCGGCCAGGAACCAGCGGCCACCGTGGGGGAGAAGAAGGTCATCG caACCAAGGTTTTGGGCACAGTCAAATGGTTTAATGTGCGCAATGGTTACGGCTTTATTAACAG GAATGACACCAAGGAAGATGTGTTTGTACACCAA ACTGCCATCAAGAAGAATAACCCTAGGAAGTACCTTCGCAGTGTGGGGGATGGTGAAACTGTTGAGTTTGATGTAGTGGAGGGTGAAAAG GGTGCAGAGGCAGCTAATGTAACTGGTCCAGGTGGTGTTCCAGTCCAAGGCAGCAAATATGCCGCAGACCGTAATAATTACAGACGCTATCCACGTCGCAGAGGTCCTCCACGTAACTACCAGCAAAACTACCAAAACAGCGAGAGTGGAGAAAAGGCAGAAGGGAATGAGAGTGCACCAGAAGGAGAGGGTACAAATCAACAACGTCCATACCCCAGAAGGCGTTATCCACCACCATTCTACTCACGGAGGCCATATGGGCGCAGACCACAGTACTCCAATGTTCCTGTTCAGGGAGAAAGTGCTGAGGTATTAATCTAT GGAGCAGAGAGCCAAGGTGCAGGCGAACAAGGCAGACCTGTGAGGCAGAATATGTATAGAGGCTTCAGACCGCAATTTCGCAG gGGACCACCACGTCAGAGACAACCCAGAGAAGATGGAAATGAAGAGGACAAGGAAAATCAGGGGGATGAAACCCAGAGTCAGCAGCCACCTCAGCGTCGGTACCGCCGTAACTTTAACTACAGACGCAGACGCCCAGAAAACCCTAAACCACAAGATGGTAAAGAGACCAAGGCAGCCGAAACATCAGCTGAGAACACGTCCGCTCCCGAGGCTGAGCAGGGCGGGGCTGAGTAA
- the ybx1.S gene encoding B box-binding protein (The RefSeq protein has 2 substitutions, 3 frameshifts compared to this genomic sequence), whose product MSSEVETQEQQPDALEGKAGQEPAATVGEKKVIATKVLGTVKWFNVRNGYGFINRNDTKEDVFVHQTAIKKNNPRKYLRSVGDGETVEFDVVEGEKGAEAANVTGPGPVPVQGSKYAADRNNYRRYPRRRGPPRNYQQNYQNSESGEKAEGNESAPEGEGTNQQRPCPRRRYPPPFYSRRPYGRRPQYSNVPVQGESAEGAESQGAGEQGRPVRQNMYRGFRPQFRRGPPRQRQPREDGNEEDKENQGDETQSHACHLMRRYRRNFNYRRRRPENPKPQDGKETKAAETSAENTSAPEAEQGGAE is encoded by the exons ATGAGCAGCGAGGTTGAAACACAAGAGCAGCAGCCAGACGCATTGGAGGGCAAGGCCGGCCAGGAACCAGCGGCCACCGTGGGGGAGAAGAAGGTCATCG caACCAAGGTTTTGGGCACAGTCAAATGGTTTAATGTGCGCAATGGTTACGGCTTTATTAACAG GAATGACACCAAGGAAGATGTGTTTGTACACCAA ACTGCCATCAAGAAGAATAACCCTAGGAAGTACCTTCGCAGTGTGGGGGATGGTGAAACTGTTGAGTTTGATGTAGTGGAGGGTGAAAAG GGTGCAGAGGCAGCTAATGTAACTGGTCCAGGTGGTGTTCCAGTCCAAGGCAGCAAATATGCCGCAGACCGTAATAATTACAGACGCTATCCACGTCGCAGAGGTCCTCCACGTAACTACCAGCAAAACTACCAAAACAGCGAGAGTGGAGAAAAGGCAGAAGGGAATGAGAGTGCACCAGAAGGAGAGGGTACAAATCAACAACGTCCATACCCCAGAAGGCGTTATCCACCACCATTCTACTCACGGAGGCCATATGGGCGCAGACCACAGTACTCCAATGTTCCTGTTCAGGGAGAAAGTGCTGAG GGAGCAGAGAGCCAAGGTGCAGGCGAACAAGGCAGACCTGTGAGGCAGAATATGTATAGAGGCTTCAGACCGCAATTTCGCAG gGGACCACCACGTCAGAGACAACCCAGAGAAGATGGAAATGAAGAGGACAAGGAAAATCAGGGGGATGAAACCCAGAGT G GCCACCT GCGTCGGTACCGCCGTAACTTTAACTACAGACGCAGACGCCCAGAAAACCCTAAACCACAAGATGGTAAAGAGACCAAGGCAGCCGAAACATCAGCTGAGAACACGTCCGCTCCCGAGGCTGAGCAGGGCGGGGCTGAGTAA